One Proteobacteria bacterium CG1_02_64_396 DNA segment encodes these proteins:
- a CDS encoding transposase produces MIATASLDENAKSAWCRQHGVFPSELDKWRRSAVAALDDPAGAQPSPKQIREDRKRIKTLERELHRKDKALAETAALLVLAKKLSAIYGEGADA; encoded by the coding sequence GTGATCGCCACGGCAAGTCTGGACGAAAACGCCAAAAGCGCCTGGTGCCGCCAGCACGGGGTGTTCCCCAGCGAATTGGACAAGTGGCGCCGCAGCGCGGTGGCGGCGCTGGACGATCCCGCCGGGGCGCAGCCCAGTCCCAAGCAGATCCGAGAGGACCGCAAGCGCATCAAAACCTTGGAGCGTGAGTTGCACCGCAAAGACAAGGCGCTGGCCGAAACCGCCGCCCTGCTGGTGCTGGCAAAAAAGCTCTCGGCGATCTACGGGGAGGGCGCGGACGCATGA